In Erigeron canadensis isolate Cc75 chromosome 7, C_canadensis_v1, whole genome shotgun sequence, one DNA window encodes the following:
- the LOC122608961 gene encoding uncharacterized protein LOC122608961 yields the protein MEGRKGHQIQACVRNELIPDFEDLIKEDGVYVLRKFGMGVQGDLYPFVGLKKKINFYRCTSVTPVEAFSGDPYGFYFWKFDDINKGKAAEVKTVDVVGRLAWCGDLDIWTTKAKETKRLIFDLQDLEGIVLKCTFWGDFADEFHKYVSSNTQTNEMVIVILQHVRVKLWNEMLGVQNDKYRKPNKSHPPNAQHKQHVCCP from the exons atggaAGGCAGGAAG GGACATCAAATTCAGGCGTGTGTCAGGAATGAATTAATTccagactttgaagatcttatTAAGGAGGATGGTGTTTATGTTCTTCGTAAATTTGGCATGGGTGTTCAGGGTGATTTATATCCTTTTGTAGGTCTAAAGAAGAAGATCAACTTTTATCGTTGTACCTCTGTGACTCCTGTTGAAGCATTCAGTGGTGATCCTTATGGGTTTTACTTCTGGAAGTTTGATGACATTAACAAAGGCAAAGCTGCAGAAGTTAAAACAGTTG ATGTTGTGGGTAGGCTTGCTTGGTGTGGTGATTTGGACATATGGACAACTAAAGCTAAAGAGACTAAAAGACTCATATTCGATTTGCAGGACTTGGA GGGTATTGTGCTTAAATGTACTTTTTGGGGTGACTTTGCTGATGAATTTCATAAATATGTGTCTTCTAATACTCAAACTAATGAGATGGTGATTGTCATCCTACAACATGTGAGGGTGAAACTGTGGAATG AAATGCTTGGTGTTCAGAATGATAAGTATCGGAAACCAAACAAGTCCCATCCTCCAAACGCGCAGCATAAACAACATGTCTGTTGCCCCTAA
- the LOC122608960 gene encoding uncharacterized protein LOC122608960: protein MSTQPTNSLQITPVLSSPLPPPPPGRASYRRNRNNVARTSAQEKGKEPMDSFQIPDLSGEIPAGNSSQENARSSQTQRSFYDDYGNPDPYNTGSRNNLDKTIKTNQEYNQAQFKILESRIFENRPPMTPRNLFSTTPTAPESAPINMSMPTATPNFGSNIPQNTHVAGTSATMSTGLKNSNNFAGSFAFTNPSQGQGANDYIAREFQKIKDMISSVPGFCNPIPKVNPASYLINRYGDRITNVEIPKKFQVPNMKPYDGTTDPQEHIELYLEKMETVLIPSNLKQACLCRSFGSTLSGSALKWLQSLPPLSINSFADLTNLFYSQFSCSRTFEKLTDDLYKIIQKPHESLRDFMTRFTKESLNIPKLDMLTAIQALQRGLHKGSKFQEDLIMTPCRNLDEAKARAARFIKLEENELTTSKLDALSYDRPNQKAKTPVFKPRHKPYSRHVDDQVNVVEEDDGVEYLTLASYCFSVGTHGIIMALRDLGDKVRWPQKKNDGYFKKKYPSQWCAYHEDFGHITEDCKMLRREISTLLAKGYLTELLGRKKAKDVEGLDFSKPKSTQKADSPPANAKVINTISGGSEVCGTIYSAAKRLAKQSKADKGERSVKKALISDSDIIYFEEDFDDIMEPHHDGLEEDINGKASPLIGFSGETKYTVGEIKLPAYVGGMNSMQKFCVVDSLPGCNIILGRPWIHEIKAVPSTYHQCVKLPTPWGVVTVKGDQQEARECYTSSMKSAAKPISQ from the exons ATGTCGACTCAACCAACTAATTCTTTGCAAATTACTCCTGTTCTTTCTTCTCCTTTGCCTCCTCCACCACCAGGACGTGCTTCTTATCGAAGAAACAGGAACAATGTTGCTCGAACTTCTGCCCAGGAAAAAGGAAAGGAGCCAATGGATTCATTCCAGATCCCAGACTTATCTGGAGAAATTCCGGCAGGAAACTCATCTCAGGAGAATGCAAGATCAAGCCAGACTCAAAGGAGTTTTTACGACGATTATGGCAATCCGGATCCCTACAATACCGGATCTAGGAAT AATCTTGATAAGACAATTAAGACTAATCAAGAATATAATCAGGCACAATTCAAAATTCTTGAGTCAAGGATTTTTGAAAACAGACCACCGATGACTCCTAGGAATTTGTTTTCAACGACTCCAACTGCTCCTGAGTCTGCTCCTATTAATATGTCGATGCCAACTGCGACTCCTAATTTTGGGAGTAATATTCCGCAAAACACTCATGTTGCTGGAACATCGGCCACCATGAGTACAGGTttgaaaaattctaataattttgCTGGATCTTTTGCTTTTACTAATCCATCGCAAGGACAAGGAGCAAATGATTACATCGCTAGAGAATTTCAGAAGATTAAAGACATGATTTCGAGCGTCCCTGGATTTTGCAATCCAATTCCTAAAGTCAACCCTGCGTCCTATTTAATCAACAGATATGGCGACAGGATTACGAACGTAGAAATCCCGAAGAAATTCCAAGTTCCAAATATGAAACCATATGATGGAACCACTGACCCACAGGAGCATATCGAGCTGTATCTGGAGAAAATGGAAACGGTGctgattccatcaaatttgaaaCAAGCTTGCTTATGCAGAAGCTTTGGATCGACACTATCTGGATCAGCCTTAAAATGGCTGCAGAGTTTGCCTCCtctatctattaattctttcgctgatttaacaaatttattttatagtcaATTTTCATGCAGTAGGACTTTTGAGAAATTGACTGATgatctatataaaataattcaaaaaccgCATGAATCACTTAGAGATTTTATGACTAGATTTACAAAAGAATCTCTTAATATTCCTAAATTAGATATGTTGACCGCTATTCAAGCTTTGCAGAGAGGTCTCCATAAAGGATCTAAATTCCAAGAAGATCTCATTATGACGCCATGCAGAAATTTAGATGAAGCAAAAGCAAGGGCAGCAAGATTTATAAAGCTCGAAGAAAATGAACTTACAACTTCGAAATTAGATGCCTTATCATATGATCGTCCAAATCAGAAGGCAAAAACCCCGGTGTTTAAACCGAGACACAAACCTTACTCAAGACATGTAGATGATCAAGTCAATGTCGTTGAAGAAGATGACGGGGTCGAATATCTAACTTTGGCATCATACTGTTTCTCTGTAGGAACTCATGGCATTATAATGGCGCTTAGAGATCTTGGAGACAAAGTAAGATGGCCTCAGAAGAAAAATGACGGATACTTCAAGAAGAAATATCCTAGCCAGTGGTGTGCTTATCATGAAGACTTTGGCCATATCACCGAAGATTGCAAGATGTTAAGAAGAGAAATATCCACTTTATTAGCAAAAGGATATTTGACTGAACTCCTTGGAAGGAAGAAGGCCAAAGATGTTGAAGGCTTGGACTTCTCCAAAccaaaatcaacacaaaaagCAGATTCCCCACCAGCGAATGCAAAAGTAATTAATACCATCTCTGGGGGATCGGAAGTGTGCGGGACAATATATTCAGCAGCAAAAAGACTTGCAAAGCAAAGCAAAGCAGATAAAGGAGAAAGAAGTGTGAAGAAAGCATTAATTTCGGACTCAGACATTATCTACTTTgaagaagattttgatgatATCATGGAACCTCATCATGATGGGCTG GAAGAAGATATCAATGGAAAGGCTTCTCCATTGATTGGATTCAGTGGGGAAACTAAATATACAGTGGGTGAAATAAAATTACCAGCTTATGTTGGAGGGATGAATTCAATGCAGAAATTCTGTGTCGTAGATTCTCTCCCAGGATGCAACATAATCTTGGGAAGACCCTGGATACACGAAATAAAGGCAGTACCTTCAACATATCACCAATGTGTTAAACTTCCAACACCTTGGGGAGTAGTTACTGTCAAGGGAGATCAGCAAGAAGCAAGAGAATGCTACACATCCAGCATGAAGTCAGCTGCAAAGCCAATTTCACAATAG
- the LOC122606965 gene encoding uncharacterized protein LOC122606965 — MECDSPPVKKRKLDAHQVNHSESNKGPNQVLPNANENGNSTFFKAQVPNKEVAVNQDDGCNAVKETQMEDSQIEHSDLEQESKNKIVTEGSKLTTNEQGTGTAPKIDAVRILKLYGKNKSSEVMNGDDLPQKILGSSEENGHSHSRKKLLVLDINGLLVDIVLDPDEGYKADTTIGPKAVFKRPYCDEFLKFCFEKFNVGVWTSRTRRNIYRVLDFLMKDTQHQLLFCWDQSHCTETGFNTIDNSDKPLVLKELKKLWEKEDPKLPWDKGEYDESNTILLDDSPYKALRNPPYTAIFPYTYSYHNAEDTGLGPDGDLRNYLDRLATSDNVQKFIEQNPFGQQPITYNNESWKFYLKVIGSDQVVGPRYRKKLLIIDVSGLLVDVTAPHEGYRAATIQGSRAVYKRPHCDEFWQFILDRFNIGLWTTTSWRNIEWVIDFLLRESQQKLLFCWDRSHCTDTGFSTVEDISKTLFLKELRMLWEKKDRNLPWKVGEYNESNTLLIDNAPYKALLNPPHTAIFPYPFRYWMTDDNSLGLKGDLRVYLERVAASENVQKFVQENPFGQRPIREKNLSWGFYQRVIRAFSSRQKGKGPADTQCNNSSESRADTTTALAAPVALEQRTDSNTLVAPTCMQTKTNTATVSITPTSLETKNDGATATVTPILSEPNNTTDLVGTTVLEPETDTATVATSQTLMEPNKEATIDSVFQTSMEMDTNITSVARTSLEPEANTTTVLAGLALREPEIETTTGLASQTVSKQKSDTTASSAASTLLKQKNSNVASAAPTLLEPESGAPDMTSPTLME, encoded by the exons ATGGAGTGTGACAGCCCTCCCGTTAAAAAGCGAAAGTTAGATGCACATCAAGTGAACCATTCTGAATCCAATAAAGGGCCGAATCAAGTCTTGCCAAATGCGAATGAAAATGGAAATTCAACCTTTTTTAAAGCACAAGTTCCAAATAAGGAAGTTGCAGTCAATCAGGATGATGGGTGTAATGCTGTTAAAGAAACTCAAATGGAGGATTCCCAGATCGAACATTCTGACCTTGAGCAAGAAAGCAAGAATAAGATTGTGACTGAAGGTTCAAAGTTGACCACCAATGAACAGGGCACTGGTACCGCACCAAAGATAGATGCAGTACGTATATTAAAATTGTATGGAAAGAACAAAAGTAGTGAAGTTATGAATGGAGACGATCTGCCGCAAAAGATTTTAGGTTCCAGTGAGGAAAATGGTCATTCTCATTCAAGAAAAAAGCTTCTCGTTCTTGATATTAATGGGTTGCTTGTGGACATTGTATTAGACCCAGATGAAGGCTACAAAGCAGACACCACAATAGGGCCCAAAGCAG TATTCAAGAGACCATATTGTGatgaatttttgaagttttgCTTCGAGAAATTCAATGTAGGGGTTTGGACATCAAGGACAAG AAGGAATATATATAGGGTTCTTGACTTTCTCATGAAAGACACTCAACATCAGCTACTTTTCTGCTGG GATCAATCTCACTGTACCGAAACTGGTTTTAATACTATAGACAACAGTGACAAACCCTTAGTTTTGAAGGAACTTAAAAAGTTATGGGAAAAAGAGGATCCTAAGCTTCCATGGGATAAAGGAGAATATGATGAATCTAACACCATTCTTTTAGATGACTCTCCTTACAAGGCTTTACGCAACCCT CCATATACAGCGATTTTTCCTTATACTTATAGTTACCACAATGCAGAAGATACTGGTTTAG GACCTGATGGGGACCTTCGTAATTATTTGGATAGGTTGGCAACATCTGATAATGTCCAAAAGTTCATAGAGCAAAACCCATTTGGCCAACAACCGATCACGTATAACAATGAGTCGTGGAAATTTTACCTAAAGGTCATCGGATCCGATCAAGTAGTCGGCCCTCGCTACAGAAAGAAACTTCTTATTATTGATGTGTCCGGGTTGCTTGTCGATGTAACGGCTCCACATGAAGGATATAGGGCAGCCACAATACAAGGCTCAAGAGCAG TTTATAAAAGACCACACTGTGACGAGTTTTGGCAGTTCATCCTAGACAGATTTAACATCGGTCTCTGGACGACAACATCATG GAGAAATATAGAATGGGTTATTGACTTTCTTCTGAGAGAGAGTCAACAAAAACTGCTTTTCTGTTGG GACAGGAGTCACTGTACTGATACTGGTTTCTCTACTGTTGAGGACATATCCAAAaccttatttttaaaagaactTAGAATGTTATGGGAAAAGAAAGATCGAAATCTTCCATGGAAAGTAGGGGAGTATAATGAATCAAATACACTTCTTATCGATAATGCACCGTACAAGGCTCTTTTAAATCCC CCACATACAGCAATATTTCCTTATCCTTTCCGTTACTGGATGACAGATGATAATTCTTTGG GGCTAAAAGGAGACCTTCGTGTTTATCTTGAAAGGGTAGCAGCATCTGAGAATGTCCAAAAGTTTGTACAGGAGAATCCATTTGGTCAACGGCCCATTAGAGAGAAAAATCTATCATGGGGATTTTACCAAAGGGTTATCCGTGCTTTTTCATCAAGACAAAAGGGTAAGGGTCCAGCAGATACCCAATGTAATAATTCATCTGAATCTAGAGCTGACACTACTACTGCTTTGGCTGCTCCTGTCGCATTGGAACAAAGAACTGATAGTAACACTTTAGTAGCTCCAACCTGTAtgcaaacaaaaacaaacactgCTACTGTGTCAATTACTCCAACTTCCTTGGAAACCAAAAACGACGGTGCTACAGCCACAGTTACTCCAATCTTATCAGAACCAAATAACACTACTGATTTGGTTGGCACAACTGTATTGGAACCAGAAACCGACACTGCTACAGTTGCGACTTCTCAAACCTTAATGGAACCAAATAAAGAAGCCACCATTGATTCGGTCTTTCAAACCTCAATGGAAATGGATACAAACATTACTTCTGTTGCTCGAACCTCATTGGAACCAGAAGCCAACACAACCACTGTTTTGGCTGGCCTGGCTTTACGGGAACCAGAAATTGAGACAACTACTGGTTTGGCTTCTCAAACAGTATCCAAACAAAAATCGGACACTACTGCTTCTTCAGCTGCTTCAACCTTATTGAAACAAAAAAACAGTAATGTTGCTTCAGCTGCTCCAACCTTGTTGGAACCAGAATCCGGCGCCCCAGATATGACTTCTCCAACCTTGATGGAATAA